The Micromonospora sp. NBC_01740 genome includes a window with the following:
- a CDS encoding NADH-quinone oxidoreductase subunit M → MSDFPFLSVLTVAPLVGALVVAFLPRSRPELAKQVALGWSLLVLVLSVVMWVTFEVGGDRFQFRESYTWIPNWGVSFTFAADGIALVMLMLIAVLVPLVILASWHDAESSKRSVPVYFALLLVLECTMIGVFAAADVFLFYVFFEVMLVPMYFLIGSYGGHQRQYAAVKFFLYSLVGGLFMLAAVIGLWVVGGKTFDWQALSQVDISTGTERWLFLGFFLAFAIKAPFFPFHTWLPDAGGAAPAGAAALLVGVLDKVGTFGILRYCLPLFPDAAKWFAPWALALGVIGIIYAALLAVGQNDLKRLVSYTSIAHFGFIGVGIFAFTTQAGTGAVLYMVNHGLATGLLFLVVGMLIARRGSALISDFGGAGKLVPILAGVLFFAGLASLALPGTAPFVSEFLVLIGTFTVNKPVAVIATLGIILAAAYVLWMVQRTTQGTLNPALTQIDGMKRDLNLREKFVVAPLIALIVLLGFYPKPVTDVINPAVQATMQDVGRTDPAPTSGGTVQEAAK, encoded by the coding sequence ATGTCCGACTTCCCGTTCCTCTCGGTGCTCACCGTGGCACCGCTGGTCGGCGCCCTGGTGGTGGCCTTCCTGCCGCGCAGCCGGCCGGAGTTGGCCAAGCAGGTGGCGCTCGGCTGGTCGCTGCTGGTGCTGGTGCTGTCGGTGGTCATGTGGGTGACCTTCGAGGTTGGTGGCGACCGCTTCCAGTTCCGTGAGTCCTACACCTGGATTCCGAACTGGGGCGTCAGCTTCACCTTCGCCGCCGACGGCATCGCGCTGGTGATGCTGATGCTGATCGCGGTGCTCGTACCGCTGGTGATCCTGGCGTCCTGGCACGACGCCGAGTCGTCCAAGCGGTCGGTGCCGGTCTACTTCGCCCTGCTGCTCGTCCTCGAGTGCACGATGATCGGCGTCTTCGCCGCCGCCGACGTGTTCCTGTTCTACGTGTTCTTCGAGGTCATGCTGGTGCCGATGTACTTCCTCATCGGCAGCTACGGCGGCCACCAGCGGCAGTACGCGGCCGTTAAGTTCTTCCTCTACTCGCTGGTCGGCGGTCTGTTCATGCTCGCCGCGGTGATCGGCCTCTGGGTCGTCGGCGGGAAGACCTTCGACTGGCAGGCGCTGTCCCAGGTGGACATCTCCACCGGCACGGAGCGTTGGCTGTTCCTCGGTTTCTTCCTGGCGTTCGCGATCAAGGCGCCGTTCTTCCCGTTCCACACCTGGCTGCCGGACGCCGGTGGCGCGGCCCCGGCGGGTGCGGCGGCGCTGCTCGTCGGCGTGCTCGACAAGGTCGGCACGTTCGGCATCCTGCGCTACTGCCTGCCGCTGTTCCCGGACGCGGCCAAGTGGTTCGCCCCGTGGGCGCTGGCGCTGGGCGTGATCGGCATCATCTACGCCGCGCTGCTGGCGGTCGGCCAGAACGACCTGAAGCGGCTGGTGTCGTACACCTCGATCGCGCACTTCGGCTTCATCGGGGTGGGCATCTTCGCCTTCACCACGCAGGCCGGCACCGGCGCGGTGCTCTACATGGTCAACCACGGGCTCGCCACCGGCCTGCTCTTCCTGGTGGTGGGCATGCTCATCGCCCGGCGGGGCTCGGCGCTGATCAGCGACTTCGGCGGCGCAGGCAAGCTGGTGCCGATCCTGGCCGGAGTGCTCTTCTTCGCCGGTCTGGCCTCGCTCGCGCTGCCCGGCACCGCGCCGTTCGTCTCCGAGTTCCTGGTGCTGATCGGCACGTTCACGGTGAACAAGCCGGTCGCGGTGATCGCGACGCTCGGCATCATCCTGGCCGCCGCGTACGTGCTGTGGATGGTGCAGCGCACCACCCAGGGCACGCTCAACCCGGCGCTCACCCAGATCGACGGCATGAAGCGTGACCTGAACCTGCGCGAGAAGTTCGTGGTCGCGCCGCTGATCGCGCTGATCGTGCTGCTCGGCTTCTACCCGAAGCCGGTCACCGATGTGATCAACCCGGCCGTGCAGGCGACCATGCAGGACGTCGGCCGGACCGACCCCGCCCC
- the nuoL gene encoding NADH-quinone oxidoreductase subunit L yields MGTILTNAPAEPVGTVAYATADGLLGSVWLLVAIPLLSAAVLLLLGRRADRWGHWLGVAAIGAAFVLGLTYFLQLRGLENKSVELSLWDFITVGDLRVDFGLLFDPLAAVFVLLITGVGFLIHLYAVEYMSHDAGRRRFFAYFNLFVAAMLLLVLGNNYVMLYFGWEGVGLASYLLISFWYERPSAATAGKKAFLMNRVGDAGLAIGIFIMFASLGTTQYDEVFNGVGSLTATTVLVLGLLLLLGATGKSGQFPLQAWLPDAMEGPTPVSALIHAATMVTAGVYLIARSNPIFSANSTLQLVVVSVGALTLLIGCIIGAAKDDIKRVLAWSTVSQIGYMFLGVGLGGGAYALAIVHLLAHGFFKANMFLGAGSVMHGMNDQVDIRRFGGLSKYMKVTWITFMTGWLAIIGIPPLSGFFSKEPIIVAAFEREDWTAWLFGGAALLGAGLTAFYMTRLFVLTFHGPKRWTEDIGQPHESPKLMTIPLILLAVGSVGAGWLLSTSVPDWLTATAGLGAAEGEHHPVLSHTVITILSILVTVLGAGLAWFLFRSGTATAPQPAGVLVTAARRNLYTDAVNEAIFEKPGIFLTRALVYLDNRGVDGLVNGLAAGIGGGSGRLRRLQTGFVRSYATSILTGALLVLAAFLAVEAGWLA; encoded by the coding sequence GTGGGAACGATTCTGACGAACGCCCCGGCTGAGCCGGTGGGCACCGTCGCCTACGCGACGGCGGACGGGCTGCTGGGCAGCGTCTGGCTGCTGGTGGCGATTCCGCTGCTCAGCGCGGCGGTCCTGCTGCTGCTCGGCCGGCGGGCGGACCGCTGGGGGCACTGGCTCGGGGTGGCCGCCATCGGCGCCGCGTTCGTGCTGGGCCTGACCTACTTCCTCCAGTTGCGTGGCCTGGAGAACAAGTCGGTCGAGCTGAGCCTGTGGGACTTCATCACGGTCGGCGACCTGCGGGTGGACTTCGGTCTGCTCTTCGACCCGCTGGCCGCCGTCTTCGTGCTGCTGATCACCGGGGTGGGCTTCCTGATCCACCTCTACGCGGTCGAGTACATGTCGCACGACGCGGGGCGTAGGCGGTTCTTCGCCTACTTCAACCTGTTCGTCGCCGCCATGCTGCTGCTGGTGCTCGGCAACAACTACGTGATGCTCTACTTCGGCTGGGAGGGCGTCGGTCTGGCGTCGTACCTGCTGATCTCCTTCTGGTACGAGCGGCCCAGCGCCGCCACCGCCGGCAAGAAGGCGTTCCTGATGAACCGGGTCGGCGACGCCGGCCTGGCGATCGGCATCTTCATCATGTTCGCCAGCCTCGGCACCACCCAGTACGACGAGGTCTTCAACGGGGTCGGCTCGCTGACCGCGACCACGGTGCTGGTGCTCGGCCTGCTGCTGCTGCTCGGCGCGACCGGCAAGTCCGGCCAGTTCCCGCTCCAGGCGTGGCTGCCGGACGCGATGGAGGGCCCGACCCCCGTGTCGGCGCTCATCCACGCCGCGACCATGGTCACCGCCGGCGTCTACCTGATCGCCCGGTCCAACCCGATCTTCTCGGCCAACTCCACCCTCCAGCTGGTGGTGGTGAGCGTCGGCGCACTGACGCTGCTGATCGGCTGCATCATCGGCGCGGCCAAGGACGACATCAAGCGCGTGCTGGCCTGGTCGACCGTGAGCCAGATCGGCTACATGTTCCTCGGCGTCGGCCTCGGCGGTGGCGCCTACGCGCTGGCGATCGTGCACCTGCTGGCGCACGGCTTCTTCAAGGCCAACATGTTCCTCGGCGCCGGCTCGGTCATGCACGGTATGAACGACCAGGTCGACATCCGCCGGTTCGGTGGGCTGTCGAAGTACATGAAGGTCACCTGGATCACCTTCATGACGGGCTGGCTCGCGATCATCGGCATCCCGCCGCTGTCCGGCTTCTTCTCCAAGGAGCCGATCATCGTGGCGGCGTTCGAGCGGGAGGACTGGACCGCCTGGCTCTTCGGTGGCGCGGCCCTGCTCGGTGCCGGGCTCACCGCGTTCTACATGACCCGGCTCTTCGTGCTCACCTTCCACGGGCCGAAGCGCTGGACCGAGGACATCGGGCAGCCGCACGAGTCGCCGAAGCTGATGACCATCCCGCTGATCCTGCTGGCGGTCGGCTCGGTGGGGGCGGGCTGGCTGCTCTCCACCTCGGTGCCGGACTGGCTCACCGCCACGGCCGGACTCGGTGCGGCAGAGGGGGAGCACCACCCGGTGCTCTCGCACACCGTGATCACGATCCTGTCGATCCTGGTCACCGTGCTCGGTGCCGGGCTGGCCTGGTTCCTGTTCCGGAGCGGCACGGCCACCGCGCCGCAGCCGGCCGGGGTGCTGGTCACCGCCGCCCGCCGCAACCTCTACACGGACGCGGTCAACGAGGCGATCTTCGAGAAGCCGGGCATCTTCCTCACCCGGGCACTGGTCTACCTCGACAACCGGGGCGTCGACGGGCTGGTCAACGGCCTCGCGGCGGGGATCGGTGGCGGCTCGGGTCGACTCCGGCGGCTCCAGACGGGCTTCGTCCGGTCGTACGCCACCTCGATCCTGACCGGCGCGCTGCTGGTCCTGGCGGCGTTCCTGGCCGTCGAGGCGGGGTGGCTGGCGTGA